The following proteins are encoded in a genomic region of Coregonus clupeaformis isolate EN_2021a chromosome 14, ASM2061545v1, whole genome shotgun sequence:
- the LOC121581392 gene encoding dnaJ homolog subfamily B member 4-like: protein MGKDYYKILGIVKGAAEEDIKKAYKKQALKWHPDKNKAANAEEKFKEIAEAYEVLSDPKKREIYDQYGEEGLKGGGGGPGSDPDGQGSNFTSYTFHGDPHATFATFFGGANPFEMFFGRKANGRGPGGGDDEDMEVDGNDPFGSFTSFNLNGFPRDRHVGIGGQQRRKQDPAIHHELRVTLEEVFHGCTKRMKISRKRMNPDGRTMRTEDKILTIEIKRGWKEGTKITFPREGDESPNTIPADIVFLIKDKPHAHFRREGSDIVYPVKVSLRQSLCGCSVTVSTIDGKTCNMKITDVIKPGMKQTVAGQGLPFPKNPEQRGDLVVEFDVNFPENLPANAKDVLKRHLPAS from the exons ATGGGGAAAGATTATTATAAAATCCTGGGGATAGTGAAAGGAGCGGCTGAAGAGGACATTAAAAAGGCATACAAAAAGCAGGCTCTGAAATGGCACCCGGACAAAAACAAGGCGGCCAACGCCGAGGAGAAATTTAAGGAGATCGCCGAGGCATATGAAGTCCTCAGTGATCCGAAGAAAAGAGAGATATATGATcagtatggagaagaag GTCTCAAAGGAGGAGGCGGTGGCCCCGGCAGCGATCCAGACGGACAGGGCAGCAACTTCACCTCCTACACGTTCCACGGTGACCCCCACGCCACCTTCGCCACCTTCTTCGGCGGCGCCAACCCCTTCGAGATGTTCTTCGGCCGCAAGGCCAACGGGCGCGGCCCGGGCGGCGGGGACGACGAGGACATGGAGGTGGACGGCAACGACCCGTTCGGTTCGTTCACCTCGTTTAATCTCAACGGGTTCCCTCGGGACCGCCACGTGGGGATTGGCGGGCAGCAGAGGAGGAAGCAGGACCCGGCCATCCATCACGAGCTGCGGGTAACACTGGAGGAAGTGTTTCATGGTTGCACCAAGAGGATGAAGATCAGCAGGAAGAGGATGAACCCAGACGGACGGACCATGAGGACGGAGGATAAGATACTCACCATAGAGATTAAgagaggatggaaggaaggaaccAAGATCACGTTCCCCAGAGAAGGGGACGAATCGCCCAACACCATCCCTGCTGATATCGTGTTCCTCATCAAGGACAAGCCACACGCACATTTTAGGAGGGAGGGGTCGGATATCGTGTACCCGGTGAAAGTTAGTCTACGGCAG tcGTTGTGTGGTTGCTCTGTGACGGTGTCTACGATAGACGGGAAGACGTGCAacatgaagatcactgatgtGATAAAGCCAGGCATGAAACAGACTGTAGCTGGACAGGGCCTTCCCTTCCCCAAGAACCCAGAGCAGAGAGGGGACCTGGTGGTGGAGTTTGACGTGAACTTTCCAGAGAACCTCCCCGCCAACGCCAAGGACGTCCTGAAGAGGCATTTACCTGCATCCTAG